A window of the Streptomyces albireticuli genome harbors these coding sequences:
- the fabG gene encoding 3-oxoacyl-[acyl-carrier-protein] reductase, whose translation MSRSVLVTGGNRGIGLAIARAFAEAGDKVAITYRSGEPPAGFLAVKCDITDPEQVEQAYKEIEEKQGAVEVLVANAGVTRDQLLLRMSEDDFTSVVDTNLTGTFRVVKRASRAMLRARKGRIVLISSVVGLLGSAGQANYAASKAGLVGFARSIARELGSRNITCNVVAPGFVDTDMTRVLSDEQRENITKQVPLARYAQPEEIAASVRFLASDEAAYITGAVIPVDGGLGMGH comes from the coding sequence TTGAGCCGCTCGGTTCTCGTCACCGGAGGAAACCGGGGCATCGGCCTCGCCATCGCGCGCGCCTTCGCCGAAGCGGGCGACAAGGTCGCGATCACCTACCGCTCGGGTGAGCCGCCGGCCGGCTTCCTGGCCGTGAAGTGCGACATCACGGACCCCGAGCAGGTCGAGCAGGCGTACAAGGAGATCGAGGAGAAGCAGGGCGCGGTCGAGGTGCTGGTGGCCAACGCCGGCGTCACCCGCGACCAGCTGCTGCTGCGCATGTCGGAGGACGACTTCACCTCCGTCGTCGACACCAACCTCACCGGCACCTTCCGGGTCGTCAAGCGCGCCTCCCGGGCCATGCTGCGCGCCCGCAAGGGCCGTATCGTGCTGATCTCCTCCGTCGTCGGCCTGCTGGGCTCGGCGGGCCAGGCCAACTACGCCGCCTCCAAGGCCGGTCTGGTCGGCTTCGCCCGCTCGATCGCCCGTGAGCTCGGCTCCCGGAACATCACCTGCAACGTCGTCGCCCCCGGTTTCGTCGACACCGACATGACCCGTGTGCTCAGCGACGAGCAGCGGGAGAACATCACGAAGCAGGTTCCGCTCGCGCGCTACGCGCAGCCCGAGGAGATCGCCGCCTCGGTCCGCTTCCTCGCCTCGGACGAGGCCGCATACATCACTGGAGCCGTCATTCCTGTCGACGGCGGATTGGGCATGGGTCACTGA
- the fabI gene encoding enoyl-ACP reductase FabI: MSGILAGKRILVTGVLTESSIAFQAAKVAQNEGAEVILTGFGRLSLVERIAKRLPKPAPVIELDVTNQEHLDGLADKVRELQGEDARLDGIVHSIAFGPQGAFNFLEATWEDVSTAVQVSAYSYKSLTMALLPLMSPGASVVGLTFDAQVAWPKYDWMGVAKAALEGTNRYLARDLGPQGIRCNLVSAGPIKSMAAKSIPGFEELADVWNHRAPIGWDLADPEPAGRGVVGLLSDFFPRTTGEIVHVDGGVHMMGA, encoded by the coding sequence ATGAGTGGAATCCTCGCAGGCAAGCGCATCCTGGTCACCGGCGTCCTCACGGAGTCGTCGATCGCCTTCCAGGCCGCCAAGGTCGCCCAGAACGAGGGCGCCGAGGTCATCCTGACCGGCTTCGGCCGGCTCAGCCTGGTCGAGCGCATCGCCAAGCGGCTGCCGAAGCCCGCTCCGGTCATCGAGCTGGACGTCACCAACCAGGAGCACCTCGACGGGCTGGCGGACAAGGTCCGTGAGCTCCAGGGCGAGGACGCCCGCCTCGACGGCATCGTGCACTCCATCGCCTTCGGCCCGCAGGGCGCCTTCAACTTCCTGGAGGCGACCTGGGAGGACGTCTCCACGGCGGTCCAGGTCTCCGCGTACTCCTACAAGTCGCTGACCATGGCCCTGCTGCCGCTGATGTCGCCGGGCGCCTCGGTCGTCGGCCTGACCTTCGACGCGCAGGTCGCCTGGCCGAAGTACGACTGGATGGGCGTGGCCAAGGCCGCCCTGGAGGGCACCAACCGCTACCTCGCCCGCGACCTGGGCCCCCAGGGCATCCGCTGCAACCTGGTCTCGGCCGGCCCGATCAAGTCGATGGCCGCCAAGTCCATCCCGGGCTTCGAGGAGCTCGCGGACGTGTGGAACCACCGCGCCCCGATCGGCTGGGACCTGGCCGACCCGGAGCCGGCGGGCCGCGGCGTCGTCGGTCTGCTGTCCGACTTCTTCCCGCGCACCACGGGTGAGATCGTCCACGTCGACGGCGGCGTGCACATGATGGGCGCCTGA
- a CDS encoding CynX/NimT family MFS transporter — MDDELISAPPVTRPPDGVTRPGPRGTDDARLPGGGARGGLLVLALVIAALNLRPTVTSLGPLLKEVRAGLGMSGAVAGLLTSVPALCFAAFGLAAPRLSRRWGPAGVVCAGMAATAAGLALRPFLGGVPGFLALSALALAGIAVGNVLMPVVVKRWFPDRIGPMTGLYTMAVAAGTSLAAATTVPLTGALGGGWRLGLLAWAALAVLAVLPWAVLTVRDRRSRAATPAPGAAEDTPRTRITRSPTAWALASFFGLQATSAYIAMGWLPAIFRDAGVPAATAGVLLAATMLMGVPLSFLLPRLAARLAHQGVLAAALACCGLAGYAGLWLAPAAGAWAWVLLLGLSNCAFSLALTMIGMRARTGAGVVRLSAFAQSVGYLLAIPGPLLVGWLNETTGGWDAPIALMAALMVPQAVAGVLAGRDRVVEDEI; from the coding sequence ATGGACGACGAACTGATCTCGGCCCCGCCCGTCACCCGTCCCCCGGACGGCGTAACGCGCCCCGGCCCGCGCGGCACCGACGACGCCCGGCTCCCCGGCGGCGGCGCACGGGGCGGGCTCCTCGTCCTGGCCCTCGTCATCGCCGCGCTCAACCTCCGGCCCACCGTCACCAGCCTCGGCCCGCTCCTGAAGGAGGTGCGCGCCGGCCTCGGCATGAGCGGCGCCGTCGCCGGCCTCCTCACCTCCGTGCCGGCCCTCTGCTTCGCCGCCTTCGGGCTCGCGGCGCCCCGGCTGTCCCGCCGCTGGGGACCGGCCGGGGTGGTGTGCGCCGGGATGGCCGCGACCGCCGCGGGCCTCGCCCTGCGGCCGTTCCTGGGCGGCGTCCCCGGCTTCCTGGCGCTCAGCGCGCTCGCCCTCGCCGGCATAGCCGTCGGCAACGTCCTGATGCCCGTGGTCGTCAAGCGCTGGTTCCCCGACCGGATCGGCCCCATGACCGGCCTCTACACGATGGCCGTCGCCGCCGGCACCTCGCTCGCCGCCGCCACGACCGTCCCGCTCACCGGCGCGCTGGGCGGCGGCTGGCGGCTCGGGCTCCTCGCCTGGGCCGCGCTCGCCGTCCTCGCGGTGCTGCCCTGGGCCGTGCTCACCGTCCGGGACCGCAGGAGCCGTGCCGCCACCCCCGCCCCCGGAGCCGCGGAGGACACCCCGCGCACCCGCATCACCCGCAGCCCCACCGCCTGGGCCCTGGCCTCCTTCTTCGGGCTCCAGGCCACCAGCGCCTACATCGCCATGGGCTGGCTGCCGGCGATCTTCCGGGACGCGGGCGTCCCCGCCGCCACCGCCGGGGTGCTGCTCGCGGCGACGATGCTGATGGGCGTCCCCCTCTCCTTCCTCCTGCCGCGCCTCGCCGCCCGGCTCGCCCACCAGGGCGTCCTCGCCGCCGCCCTCGCGTGCTGCGGCCTGGCCGGCTACGCGGGGCTGTGGCTGGCTCCGGCCGCCGGCGCCTGGGCCTGGGTGCTGCTGCTGGGCCTCTCCAACTGCGCCTTCTCCCTTGCCCTGACCATGATCGGAATGCGGGCGCGGACCGGCGCGGGCGTCGTCCGGCTGTCCGCCTTCGCCCAGAGCGTCGGCTACCTCCTCGCCATCCCCGGCCCGCTCCTCGTGGGCTGGCTCAACGAGACCACCGGCGGCTGGGACGCGCCGATCGCCCTGATGGCGGCCCTGATGGTGCCTCAGGCGGTGGCGGGCGTGCTGGCCGGCCGCGACCGCGTCGTCGAGGACGAGATCTGA
- a CDS encoding SGM_5486 family transporter-associated protein — protein MPVLEPNPKNGQKMLLTILGAMLGITVVIGVIATLASP, from the coding sequence ATGCCAGTCCTGGAACCGAACCCCAAGAACGGGCAGAAGATGCTGCTCACCATCCTCGGCGCGATGCTCGGCATCACCGTCGTCATCGGCGTGATCGCCACCCTCGCGTCCCCCTGA
- a CDS encoding SixA phosphatase family protein, which yields MSAEPTRRIVLLRHAKAEWSDADDHERPLADRGRKDAPAAGRWLAGSGIVPDLALCSTAARTRETWKLAVPELPQRPRTVYEDRLYEASLGELIAVVNEVSDEVGDLLLIGHNPGMHALADALAGESEADLLPRMNRSGFPTSAMAVLTFTGSWKGVEHGVGRLVAFWSPHA from the coding sequence ATGAGCGCCGAACCGACCCGCAGGATTGTTCTTCTCCGGCACGCCAAGGCCGAGTGGTCCGACGCGGACGACCACGAGCGTCCCCTCGCCGACCGCGGCCGCAAGGACGCCCCGGCCGCGGGCCGCTGGCTCGCCGGCTCCGGCATCGTCCCCGACCTCGCTCTCTGCTCCACCGCCGCCCGCACCCGCGAGACCTGGAAGCTCGCCGTCCCGGAGCTGCCGCAGCGCCCCCGGACGGTCTATGAGGACAGGCTCTACGAAGCCTCGCTCGGCGAGCTCATCGCGGTCGTCAACGAGGTCTCCGACGAGGTCGGCGACCTGCTGCTGATCGGGCACAACCCCGGGATGCACGCCCTGGCCGACGCCCTGGCGGGGGAGTCGGAGGCCGATCTCCTGCCGCGGATGAACCGCTCCGGGTTCCCCACGTCCGCGATGGCGGTCCTGACGTTCACCGGCTCCTGGAAGGGCGTCGAGCACGGTGTGGGCCGGCTGGTCGCGTTCTGGAGCCCGCACGCGTAG
- the serB gene encoding phosphoserine phosphatase SerB, with the protein MSASQTSPATPVTGDDVPTLLVKIFGKDRPGITAGLFDTLAAYAVDVVDIEQVVTRGRITLCALVVAPAGGATAEGELRATVHSWAESLHLQAEIISGLGDNRPRGTGRSHVTVLGHPLTAESTAAIAARITGTGGNIDRIFRLAKYPVTAVEFAVSGAETEELRTALATEAAARGVDVAVVAAGLQRRAQRLIVMDVDSTLIQDEVIELFAAHAGCEAEVAEVTARAMRGELDFEQSLHARVALLAGLDESVVDKVRAEVRLTPGARTLIRTLKRLGYQVGVVSGGFTQVTDDLQERLGLDFASANTLEVVDGRLTGRVTGEIVDRAGKARLLRRFAAEAGVPLAQTVAIGDGANDLDMLNAAGLGVAFNAKPIVRQAAHTAVNVPFLDTVLYLLGVTREEVEAANTHE; encoded by the coding sequence ATGAGCGCATCGCAGACCTCGCCTGCCACCCCCGTCACCGGTGACGACGTACCGACTCTCCTCGTCAAGATCTTCGGGAAGGACCGGCCGGGCATCACCGCCGGGCTCTTCGACACCCTCGCCGCCTACGCCGTCGACGTCGTCGACATCGAGCAGGTCGTCACCCGGGGCCGGATCACCCTGTGCGCCCTGGTCGTCGCGCCCGCCGGCGGCGCCACGGCGGAGGGCGAGCTGCGGGCGACCGTGCACAGCTGGGCGGAGTCGCTGCACCTCCAGGCGGAGATCATCTCCGGCCTGGGCGACAACCGGCCGCGTGGCACGGGGCGTTCCCACGTCACCGTGCTCGGCCATCCGCTGACCGCCGAGTCGACCGCGGCCATCGCCGCGCGCATCACCGGCACCGGCGGCAACATCGACCGCATCTTCCGGCTGGCGAAGTACCCGGTGACGGCCGTGGAGTTCGCGGTGTCGGGCGCGGAGACGGAAGAGCTGCGCACCGCGCTGGCCACCGAGGCCGCAGCGCGTGGGGTGGACGTGGCGGTCGTGGCGGCGGGTCTCCAGCGGCGGGCCCAGCGCCTGATCGTGATGGACGTCGACTCGACGCTGATCCAGGACGAGGTCATCGAGCTGTTCGCGGCACACGCGGGCTGCGAGGCCGAGGTCGCGGAGGTGACCGCGCGGGCGATGCGCGGCGAGCTGGACTTCGAGCAGTCGCTGCACGCCCGGGTGGCGCTGCTGGCCGGGCTGGACGAGTCCGTGGTGGACAAGGTGCGGGCGGAGGTCCGGCTCACGCCGGGCGCCCGGACCCTGATCCGGACGCTGAAGCGGCTCGGTTACCAGGTAGGGGTGGTCTCCGGCGGCTTCACGCAGGTCACGGACGACCTCCAGGAGCGGCTGGGTCTGGACTTCGCCTCCGCCAACACCCTGGAGGTGGTGGACGGCCGGCTGACCGGCCGGGTGACCGGGGAGATCGTGGACCGGGCGGGCAAGGCCCGGCTGCTGCGCCGGTTCGCCGCCGAGGCGGGCGTCCCGCTCGCCCAGACCGTGGCCATCGGGGACGGCGCGAACGACCTGGACATGCTCAACGCGGCGGGTCTGGGGGTGGCGTTCAACGCGAAGCCGATAGTGCGGCAGGCCGCGCACACGGCGGTGAACGTGCCGTTCCTGGACACGGTGCTGTATCTGCTGGGCGTCACGCGGGAAGAGGTCGAGGCGGCGAACACGCACGAGTGA
- a CDS encoding streptophobe family protein produces the protein MTKGNDARQPRGRISAAELLLSSIAAVSWAFLAMAGISALGLHLLGADTAGALGPMTAAAVVLAVGGSVTPSGAVEAFGLKGAAAHTAIEIAPLGVSLAGALLLGTIFARSLRSAGPTVRAGELVLRTGTVAVLFLLLLGGLAWAGEDSVTIDGAALGLGGGGGTGGGGGGPHLVIPGIGDLGNIGGLPDRLAGLAGAKASVGFSVRTGPSLAGGAGWVLGVLLITLLAARRAPLPRGWELLHRSVRPAVSALCAVLVLAVGAGLAAACYAAAVDDHPGRVLGAALLGAPNGVWLGLPLGMLVPWRGTATGALAQMLPSPLDELLTARMNESVTLGRLAELDGRVWLLAVGCALLMLAAGVLTAVRTPRGALTPVRFAARCAGALGVATAVALPVLVLVTRVRVDAGLSVLGFDAFGAGLDLRGSIPAAVGLGAAWGAAAGAAGGLLACAAGAAGRRAVRSAPGAPDSRTYPDLAYLPGPYNPSPVHRPAHDDTNPYKRQPLDDRYSAPTRTGSPMPPLRHRRRSRGGYAYGTSMPDGGPPPPGPPPAPPGKPPGPPPGPPPGPPPGRR, from the coding sequence ATGACCAAGGGCAACGACGCGCGGCAACCACGCGGCCGGATATCCGCCGCGGAGCTTCTCCTTTCCTCCATAGCGGCTGTGAGCTGGGCTTTTCTCGCCATGGCCGGAATTTCGGCGCTGGGTCTGCATCTGCTCGGGGCGGATACGGCGGGCGCGCTCGGCCCGATGACGGCGGCGGCCGTCGTCCTCGCGGTGGGTGGATCCGTCACCCCATCGGGTGCGGTGGAAGCCTTCGGTCTGAAGGGCGCGGCGGCGCACACCGCCATCGAGATCGCGCCACTGGGCGTGAGCCTGGCGGGCGCGCTCCTGCTGGGAACGATCTTCGCGCGGTCGCTGCGGTCGGCCGGCCCCACCGTGCGCGCGGGCGAGCTCGTCCTGCGGACGGGCACGGTGGCCGTGCTCTTCCTGCTGCTCCTCGGCGGGCTGGCCTGGGCCGGCGAGGACAGCGTCACCATCGACGGGGCGGCCCTCGGCCTCGGCGGAGGGGGCGGCACCGGCGGAGGGGGCGGCGGGCCCCATCTGGTGATCCCCGGAATAGGCGACCTCGGCAACATCGGCGGCCTCCCCGACCGGCTCGCGGGGCTGGCCGGTGCCAAGGCGTCCGTCGGGTTCTCGGTGCGGACCGGGCCCTCCCTGGCCGGGGGCGCCGGCTGGGTGCTCGGCGTCCTGCTGATCACGCTGCTGGCCGCGCGCCGGGCCCCGCTCCCGCGCGGCTGGGAGCTCCTGCACCGGAGCGTGCGCCCGGCGGTCTCGGCGCTGTGCGCCGTGCTGGTCCTCGCGGTCGGCGCCGGACTGGCGGCGGCCTGCTACGCGGCGGCGGTCGACGACCACCCCGGGCGGGTGCTGGGGGCCGCGCTCCTCGGGGCGCCCAACGGCGTCTGGCTGGGGCTGCCGCTCGGGATGCTCGTCCCCTGGCGCGGCACCGCGACCGGGGCGCTGGCGCAGATGCTGCCGTCCCCGCTCGACGAACTGCTGACCGCCCGGATGAACGAGTCGGTGACGCTGGGACGGCTCGCGGAGCTGGACGGGCGGGTGTGGCTGCTGGCCGTGGGCTGCGCGCTGCTGATGCTCGCGGCCGGGGTGCTCACCGCGGTCCGTACGCCCCGGGGCGCGCTGACGCCGGTGCGCTTCGCCGCCCGGTGCGCGGGGGCGCTGGGGGTGGCGACGGCCGTGGCGCTGCCGGTGCTGGTGCTGGTGACCCGGGTGCGGGTGGACGCCGGGCTGTCCGTGCTCGGCTTCGACGCCTTCGGGGCCGGGCTGGACCTGCGGGGCAGCATCCCGGCGGCCGTGGGCCTGGGCGCGGCCTGGGGCGCGGCGGCCGGGGCGGCCGGCGGGCTGCTGGCGTGCGCGGCCGGCGCGGCGGGACGGCGCGCGGTCCGGTCCGCGCCGGGCGCCCCGGATTCCCGTACCTACCCGGACCTGGCCTATCTGCCGGGGCCATACAACCCCTCGCCGGTGCACCGGCCCGCGCACGACGACACCAACCCGTACAAGCGGCAGCCGCTCGACGACCGCTACAGCGCGCCGACCCGGACCGGCAGCCCGATGCCGCCGCTCCGGCACCGGCGGCGGTCCAGGGGCGGCTACGCGTACGGCACCTCCATGCCGGACGGGGGACCTCCGCCGCCGGGCCCGCCGCCCGCGCCGCCGGGGAAGCCTCCGGGACCGCCCCCGGGGCCACCTCCGGGGCCGCCGCCGGGGCGTCGTTAA
- a CDS encoding FHA domain-containing protein produces the protein MGHGVPELVLELNGQTWTLDPSRSYTLGRDPQGDMVLQDARVSWRHATVRWGGRSWVIEDHGSTNGTYVQGQRIHQMEIGPGSTVHLGNATDGPRLNLAAAGAGIGAPAGDLYSAQTAMAPQVPGHHQPQHHQPQHHQPPQHQQPGGWQQQPPYQQPAPDAWQQQAAHQQAQHQAHQQASQQAHQQAYVPHQNPEPAHQPPAHGGAPSQGGAPPVYGDRSPTSFHQMAVGRVMRIGRALENELVVSDLQVSRHHAEFRATGDGRFEIVDLGSHNGTYVNGQPVRQQIIGPHDIVGVGHSTFRLVGDRLEEFVDTGDVSFSARHLTVTVDGGKQILKDVSFGVPEKSLIAVIGPSGSGKSTLLKALTGYRPANEGDVLYDNRNLYKQFAELRQRIGLVPQDDILHKELTVRKALRYAAKLRFPGDTAASEREARIGEVLTELKLDIHAEKKVTSLSGGQRKRVSVALELLTKPSLIFLDEPTSGLDPGMDRDVMQLLRGLADDGRTVLVVTHSVAELGICDKLLVMAPGGSVAYFGPPEEALNFFGYETWADVFSAFENYRDYDWAGRWKGSQHYQMYAADIDAVAPQSVHVQPQMIQPPKAQSWGSQLWTLMRRYVSVIASDRGFLALMLILPAVLGAVSTVIPADFGLGPGPAKSHFTNRDAGTILLILAVGACFAGAANSVRELIKERVIYERERATGLSRSAYLMSKVVVLGFITVIQGALISAIGFGVRGEKMPKEGVILTSLPAVEMTLVVMALGFTSMMFGLIISSLVKTAEKTMPLLVMFAIVQVVFTGVLFQIFDKPGVEQIAWLMPSRWAIGAAGSTADLNVLMPWPGAGPDPLWEHTAAQYLLDMGVLLGLGVACGFVVARLLRRHEPEVMRK, from the coding sequence GTGGGGCATGGAGTGCCGGAACTCGTACTGGAATTGAATGGACAGACCTGGACGCTCGATCCGTCCAGGTCGTACACCCTGGGTCGTGATCCGCAGGGCGACATGGTGCTGCAGGACGCCCGTGTCTCGTGGCGGCACGCCACCGTGCGGTGGGGCGGCCGCAGTTGGGTCATCGAGGACCACGGCAGCACCAACGGCACCTATGTGCAGGGCCAGCGGATCCACCAGATGGAGATCGGCCCCGGCTCGACCGTCCACCTGGGCAACGCGACGGACGGCCCGCGGCTGAATCTCGCCGCCGCCGGGGCCGGGATCGGCGCACCCGCCGGGGACCTCTACAGCGCGCAGACCGCGATGGCCCCGCAGGTTCCCGGGCACCACCAGCCCCAGCACCACCAGCCCCAGCACCACCAGCCGCCGCAGCACCAGCAGCCCGGCGGCTGGCAGCAGCAGCCCCCGTACCAGCAGCCGGCGCCGGACGCCTGGCAGCAGCAGGCGGCGCACCAGCAGGCTCAGCACCAGGCGCACCAGCAGGCATCTCAGCAGGCACATCAGCAGGCGTACGTCCCGCACCAGAACCCCGAGCCCGCGCACCAGCCCCCGGCACACGGCGGTGCCCCCTCGCAGGGCGGCGCCCCGCCCGTCTACGGCGACCGCAGCCCGACCAGCTTCCACCAGATGGCCGTGGGCCGGGTGATGCGCATCGGTCGTGCGCTGGAGAACGAGCTGGTCGTCTCCGACCTCCAGGTCTCCCGGCACCACGCCGAATTCCGGGCCACCGGCGACGGCCGCTTCGAGATCGTCGACCTCGGCAGCCACAACGGCACCTATGTCAACGGTCAGCCGGTCCGCCAGCAGATCATCGGCCCCCACGACATCGTCGGTGTCGGTCACTCCACCTTCCGCCTCGTCGGCGACCGGCTGGAGGAGTTCGTCGACACCGGCGACGTCTCCTTCTCCGCCCGCCACCTCACCGTGACGGTCGACGGCGGCAAGCAGATCCTCAAGGACGTCTCCTTCGGCGTCCCCGAGAAGTCGCTGATCGCGGTCATCGGCCCGTCCGGCTCCGGCAAGTCCACCCTGCTGAAGGCGCTCACCGGCTATCGCCCGGCCAACGAGGGCGACGTCCTCTACGACAACCGGAACCTCTACAAGCAGTTCGCCGAGCTGCGCCAGCGCATCGGTCTGGTCCCGCAGGACGACATCCTGCACAAGGAGCTCACCGTCCGGAAGGCGCTGCGCTACGCCGCCAAGCTCCGCTTCCCGGGCGACACCGCGGCCTCCGAGCGCGAGGCCCGGATAGGCGAGGTGCTCACCGAGCTCAAGCTCGACATCCACGCCGAGAAGAAGGTCACCTCCCTCTCCGGCGGTCAGCGCAAGCGCGTCTCCGTCGCCCTGGAGCTGCTCACCAAGCCGTCGCTGATCTTCCTGGACGAGCCCACCTCGGGCCTCGACCCGGGCATGGACCGCGACGTCATGCAGCTGCTGCGCGGCCTCGCCGACGACGGCCGCACGGTCCTGGTGGTCACCCACTCCGTCGCCGAGCTGGGCATCTGCGACAAGCTGCTGGTGATGGCGCCGGGCGGCTCGGTCGCCTACTTCGGTCCGCCCGAGGAAGCGCTGAACTTCTTCGGCTACGAGACCTGGGCGGACGTCTTCTCGGCCTTCGAGAACTACCGCGACTACGACTGGGCGGGCCGCTGGAAGGGCTCGCAGCACTACCAGATGTACGCCGCGGACATCGACGCCGTCGCCCCGCAGTCGGTGCACGTCCAGCCGCAGATGATCCAGCCGCCCAAGGCCCAGAGCTGGGGCTCCCAGCTGTGGACCCTGATGCGCCGCTATGTCTCGGTGATCGCCTCCGACCGGGGCTTCCTGGCCCTGATGCTGATCCTGCCCGCCGTGCTCGGCGCGGTGAGCACGGTCATCCCGGCCGACTTCGGCCTCGGCCCCGGCCCGGCGAAGTCCCACTTCACCAACCGCGACGCCGGCACCATCCTGCTGATCCTCGCGGTCGGCGCCTGTTTCGCGGGCGCGGCCAACTCCGTCCGTGAGCTGATCAAGGAACGGGTGATCTACGAACGCGAGCGGGCGACGGGCCTCTCCCGCTCGGCGTACCTGATGTCGAAGGTCGTCGTCCTGGGCTTCATCACCGTCATCCAGGGCGCGCTCATCAGCGCCATCGGCTTCGGGGTCCGGGGGGAGAAGATGCCGAAGGAAGGCGTCATCCTCACCAGCCTGCCGGCGGTCGAGATGACCCTGGTGGTCATGGCCCTGGGCTTCACCTCGATGATGTTCGGCCTGATCATCTCCTCGCTGGTGAAGACCGCCGAGAAGACCATGCCGCTGCTGGTGATGTTCGCGATCGTCCAGGTCGTCTTCACCGGTGTGCTCTTCCAGATCTTCGACAAGCCCGGCGTGGAGCAGATCGCCTGGCTGATGCCCTCCCGCTGGGCGATCGGCGCCGCCGGATCCACGGCCGACCTCAATGTGCTGATGCCGTGGCCGGGCGCGGGCCCCGACCCCCTGTGGGAGCACACCGCGGCCCAGTACCTGCTCGACATGGGCGTCCTGCTCGGCCTCGGCGTCGCCTGCGGCTTCGTCGTCGCCCGCCTGCTGCGCCGGCACGAGCCCGAGGTCATGCGGAAGTAA
- a CDS encoding transglycosylase SLT domain-containing protein: MRSPISGYSRLTKVHKFSAAGIAAAGVAALTFAALPGSADAETQSIAVKPVAWSSADLGVQGQQEQLGKQSDNAAKLAKAEAEAKQRAEAKAKADKERADKEAASRSEERKPVQAAPAAPAKPVYADNLDGWIREALDVMKAKGIPGSYEGIKRNIMRESTGNPRAINNWDSNAAKGIPSKGLLQVIDPTFKAYHVEGTSWDIYDPVANITAACNYAWKVYGSMDNVNSAY, translated from the coding sequence ATGCGCTCCCCCATCTCTGGCTATAGCCGCCTTACCAAGGTCCACAAGTTCTCCGCCGCCGGCATCGCCGCCGCGGGCGTCGCGGCACTGACGTTCGCCGCCCTGCCCGGTTCCGCGGACGCCGAGACGCAGTCCATCGCCGTGAAGCCGGTCGCCTGGAGCTCCGCCGACCTGGGTGTGCAGGGCCAGCAGGAGCAGCTCGGCAAGCAGTCCGACAACGCCGCCAAGCTGGCGAAGGCGGAGGCCGAGGCCAAGCAGCGCGCCGAGGCGAAGGCCAAGGCCGACAAGGAGCGGGCCGACAAGGAGGCCGCGAGCCGTTCCGAGGAGCGCAAGCCGGTCCAGGCCGCGCCCGCCGCCCCCGCGAAGCCGGTCTACGCGGACAACCTGGACGGCTGGATCCGCGAGGCCCTGGACGTCATGAAGGCCAAGGGCATCCCCGGCTCGTACGAGGGCATCAAGCGCAACATCATGCGCGAGTCGACCGGCAACCCCCGGGCGATCAACAACTGGGACTCCAACGCCGCCAAGGGCATCCCCTCCAAGGGCCTGCTCCAGGTGATCGACCCGACCTTCAAGGCGTACCACGTCGAGGGCACGTCCTGGGACATCTACGACCCGGTCGCCAACATCACCGCCGCGTGCAACTACGCGTGGAAGGTCTACGGCTCGATGGACAACGTGAACTCCGCCTACTAG
- a CDS encoding nitroreductase family protein, whose product MSIPTTQWTPTHGDPYRPVPYRPERMPAAESLARAAELRERMDRRRTVRQFSADPVPEQVVRDAIACAATAPSGAHQQPWTFALVRDPEVRRRIREAAEAEERLSYEGRLGEEWLAALRPLGTDEVKPHLTDAPALIVVFQQRYWLGEAGDKRKHYYVDESVGIAVGMLLSALHLSGLAALVHTPSPMRFLSEVLGRPANEKAFAVIPVGYPAADCQVPDLVRKSLDQVLVEI is encoded by the coding sequence ATGTCTATACCAACGACACAGTGGACACCGACCCACGGCGATCCCTACCGGCCGGTTCCCTATCGCCCCGAGCGGATGCCGGCCGCCGAGTCGCTCGCCCGCGCGGCGGAGCTCCGGGAGCGGATGGACCGGCGCCGGACCGTCCGGCAGTTCTCGGCCGACCCGGTGCCGGAGCAGGTGGTGCGCGACGCGATCGCGTGCGCGGCCACCGCTCCGTCGGGGGCGCACCAGCAGCCGTGGACGTTCGCCCTGGTGCGGGACCCGGAGGTGCGGCGGCGGATCCGGGAGGCGGCGGAGGCCGAGGAGCGCCTCTCCTACGAGGGGCGGCTGGGCGAGGAGTGGCTGGCGGCGCTGCGGCCGCTGGGCACGGACGAGGTCAAGCCGCACCTGACGGACGCGCCCGCGCTGATCGTGGTCTTCCAGCAGCGCTACTGGCTGGGCGAGGCCGGTGACAAGCGCAAGCACTACTACGTGGACGAGTCGGTCGGCATCGCGGTGGGGATGCTGCTGTCGGCGCTGCACCTGTCGGGGCTGGCGGCGCTGGTGCACACCCCGAGTCCCATGCGCTTCCTGTCGGAGGTGCTGGGGCGGCCGGCGAACGAGAAGGCCTTCGCGGTGATCCCGGTGGGGTACCCGGCGGCGGACTGCCAGGTGCCCGATCTGGTCCGCAAGAGCCTGGACCAGGTACTGGTCGAGATCTGA